TTCCGCGCCGAGGCCCGCCACGCCGCCCTCGTCAACCACGAAGGCATCGCCAGCGTCTTCGACTACGGCGAGGAGGCCGGGAGCGCCTTCCTGGTCATGGAACTCGTGCCCGGCGAAGCGCTGTCGACGATCATCGAGCGCGACGGCTCCCTCTCCACCGACAAGACGCTCGACATCGTCGCCCAGACGTCCGCGGCGCTGCAGGCAGCCCACGCCGCCGGACTCGTGCACCGCGACATCAAGCCCGGAAACCTCCTGATCACGCCCGACGGGCGCGTCAAGATCACCGACTTCGGCATCGCCCGCATCGCCGACCAGGTGCCGCTGACTGCGACCGGCCAGGTGATGGGCACGGTCCAGTACCTCTCGCCCGAGCAGGCGTCCGGGCACCCCGCATCCGCGGCCACCGACACCTACTCGCTGGGCATCGTCGCGTACGAATGCCTGGCGGGCAAGCGCCCCTTCACCGGAGAGTCGCAGGTCGCCATCGCGATGGCGCAGATCAACGATCAGGCTCCGCCGCTGCCGCCGACCGTTGCCGTTCCGGTGCAGAACCTGGTCATGGCGATGATCGCCAAGAAGCCCGAGGACCGTCCGGCCTCCGCCGCCGCGGTCGCACGCGCCGCGACCGCGCTGCGCCAGGGCGACGTCGCCGCCGCAGCCGCGGCCGTCCCCGCGATCGCGGCCGGAGCCGCCACCGGTGACGACATGACGCAGCTGCTGACCCCTGCCGGTCAGACCGCCGCGGCCACGCAGATGCTGCCCTCCGCAGGGCCGGTGGATGAGATCGAAGAGCCGAAGAAGAAGCGCAGCCCGTGGACGTGGCCGCTGATCGCCCTCATCGTGCTGCTGCTGCTGGTGCTGGGCGGGACGCTGTTCGCGTTCTTCTCGAACCAGGATCCGGCTCCCGCGCCGACGACGTCGACGACGGCGCCGGCGCCGCAGCCCACCAAGACGACGCCGGCCCCGTCGCCGACGGAGACCCGGGTGGACGTCGGTGCGCTCGGGCTCACGGGCATCAGCTGCGACGAGGCCCGCGGCAAGGTCGAGGCCGCGCAGCTGGTCGCCAACTGCGTCGAAGGCAATGCCGCGGGCACCGCCGATCAGGTCGGCCAGGTGTATTCGGTCAACCCGACCGGCCGCGTCGATGTCGGAACGACCATCGAGCTGACGTACTACGGCGGCGAAGTCCCGCTCGGCGTCCCGACCGCACCGACCGCCAACCCCACCTCCGTGACCCCGGGCGGCTCGCTCACGGTCACCTGGCCCGCGTTCACGTGCCCCTCCGGGACTGGTTCGGTGAGCTCCTACAACTTCACCGCCACGAACGGCACGTTCGCCAACGGCCAGTCGACATCGGCGTTCACCCCGGACGTGCGCAATGCGCCCGTCACGGTCCCTGTGAATGCCACCGGCTCGGTTCTGGTGACCTACACGGTCACCTGCAGCGGTGGATCGGCCGGACAGCGCACGACAGACCCGTCCGGAGAGGCGACGGCGACGATCACCGCCGCGACTCCCGCTCCGACGGCCGACAGCGACGACGAAGGCTGACCCGGCGGGGGCTCGCGCCTCGCTAGGTTAGGCTGACTCTGTTCCACCCCAGGGAGTGACCGTGACAGCAGAGCCGCGCGTGCTTTCGGGGCGCTACCGCGTCGAAGAGCTCATCGGTCGCGGTGGCATGGCCACCGTCTACCGAGGCTACGACCTGACGCTGGGCCGCCAGGTGGCGATCAAACTCCTGAACCGCGATCTCGCGAACGACAATTCGTTCCGCACGCGCTTCCGGCTCGAGGCGCAGGCAGCCTCCCGCATGGCGCACCCGACCATCGTCCGCGTCTACGACGCCGGCGAGGACACCGAGATCGGCCCCGAGGGCACACCGCGGCCGGTTCCGTACATCGTCATGGAACTCGTCCGCGGTGCGCTGCTGAAGGACGTGATCTCGGCCGGGCCGGTGCCCGTCGCCGACGCCGTGCGCTACATCGACGGCATCCTCGAGGCACTCGAGTACTCGCACCGCGCGGGGGTCGTGCACCGCGACATCAAGCCGGGCAACGTCATGATCACCGACGCCGGCCAGGTGAAGGTGATGGACTTCGGCATCGCCCGCGCCGTCTCGGATTCCTCGTCGACCGTCGCCGAGACCACCGCGATCATCGGCACCGCCGCATACTTCTCCCCGGAGCAGGCCAAGGGGGAGCCGGTCGACGCGCGGGCAGACGTCTACTCCACCGGGGTCGTGCTGTATGAACTGCTCGCGGGTCGTCCGCCGTTCCGCGGCGAATCGCCGGTGGCCGTCGCGTACCAGCACGTCAGCGAAGCGCCCCTGCCGCCGTCGGAGATCAACGAGACGGTGCCGCGTTCCCTCGACACGGTCGCCCTGCGCGCCCTGGCGAAAGACCCCTTCCAGCGCTACCAGGATGCCGCGGCCTTCCGCGAGGCGCTGGACGCAACGATCGACGGCAAGGTCCCCTCCAAGCGCGCGGTCGGCGCACTGACCAGCGAGCTGTACGGGCCCAACCCGCGCCAGGCCGCCGAGACCGCGCGGTCCCTGCGGCAGCTCAGCACCGACACCACGATGAAGCGCACGCAGGCCGGGCCACCGGTCGCCTGGATCTGGGCCGGCGTCGCGATCCTGGCGGTGCTGTTGATCTCGGTGCTCTTCTGGGTGCTGCAGATCCGTCCGTCCGGCGAAGTCCCCTCCAATGCCCGGATCGTCCCAGACGTGTCAGGAATGACGTACGAGCGCGCCGCCACCGAGCTCGGCGATGACGATCTGATCGCGTTCCGCCTGGACGAGGCCAGCGTCGACGTCGCGACCGGGAACGTGATCCGCACCGACCCCGAGGCCGGAGCATCCGTCAGTCCGCAGCAGGAGATCCGCGTCTACGTGTCGACGGGACAGGAGACGGCGACCGTTCCCACGCTGAACGGCTTGAGTCAGGATGCTGCATCCGCCGCACTCGCGCAGGTCGGCCTCGCTCTGGGGTCGGTGACGCAGCGCAACGATGCGGGCCTGAGCGCCGGCACGGTCATCTCCGCCGATCAGGCGGCGGGATCGGCTGTCCCGGTGGGCACGTCGGTGAACCTCGTCGTCGCGACCGGCCGGGTCGTGATCGTCGACGTCACCGGCTACACGCTCGATGCCGCCACGCGCGAGCTCGAGGGCGCCCAGTCGCAACTGACCGTGGTGACGCAGGAGGACGCGACCTGCACGGCCGTCGACCCGCCCGTGGTGCGGACGCAGTCGATCGCGCCGGGCGAAGCACCGGTGCACTCCGAGGTCGTGCTGACCTACTGCACCGGTCCCTGACCCGCTAGAGCGGTCCCTGGGCTCGGCGAAGGGTAGGCCGCAACGCCGCGCCCCGCGCCGCGGCATCCGCCACTCCGACGCCTTCCAACCAGTTCCCGAGGAGGCGGTACCCGCCCTCGGTGAGCACCGCCTCGGGGTGGAACTGCACGCCCTGGATCGGCGCATCGCGATGCGCGATCCCCATGATCACGCCGCCGTCGGTGCGGCTGGTGACCAACAGCTCAGGAGGAACGGTCCCCGGAACGATCGCGAGGGAGTGGTACCTGGTGGCGGTGAACGGGCTGCGGATGCCCTCGTAGAGCGCCGAGCCGTCGTGACGAACGGCCGAGGTCATCCCGTGCATGAGCTCGGGCGCGTGCTCAACGGTCGCCCCGAACGCCTCTGCGATCGCCTGATGGCCGAGGCAGACGCCCAGGAGGGGCACGCCGGCGGAGGCGGCGGCATGGACGACTGCGATCGAGGCGCCCGCGGCGGCCGGCGCTCCGGGCCCCGGTGAGATCAGCACGCCGCGGTAGCCGGCGATCGAGGATTCCGCGGAGGCCGGATCGATCGCATCCGCCTCGACGAGGTCGGAGTCGGCACCGAGCTCGTGCAGGTACCCGACGAGGGTGTGGACGAAACTGTCGTGATTGTCGACGACGAGGATCACGGCGTCACTGGACCGTGACTTCCTGGGGATTGACGATGGAGCTGATCCAGGGGAACGCAGAGAAGACGAGACCGTAGAGCACGGCCGCGACCAGCACCAGCAGGATCAGCACGCGCACCCACCAGGGGCCGGGCAGCACGCGCCACAGTGCACCGTACATCAGGCGTCCACTCCATCCGTCAGCGACGCCGGCGGGCCGGAGCCACGAGGCGTGAAGGACTCGAAGACGCCGTACGCGACGATGCGCTCGGTCATCGAGAACATCGGACTGCAACTGGTCATCGTGATGTAGCGCTCGCCGGCCGGCGTGTCCGGCGCCTGCGGAACCGGCAGCAGCACCTCCACCTCACTGGGCGTCACGTACTCGAGCGTGCGGAATCGATACGTGTACCAGCCCTCCGGTGTCTCGATGATGATGGCGTCGTTCACGTGCAGCTCGGCGAGCCGGTTGAACGGAGCGCTGTACGTGGTGCGGTGCGCCGCCACGGCGAAGTTGCCCACCTCGCCGGGCATCTTGGTTCCCGGATAATGCCCGACGCCGATGGGATCCAACGTGTTGGCCCGGGTCACGCCACCGGCGATCTGTCGTGTGTAGTCGGCGCCGAACCGTGGGATGTACAGGTTTCCGAACACCTGCGCGTCGGCCGCCTCCGGAAGGATGATCGGTTCCGCGGTCGCGGTCGGCTCCGGTGTTGGGGTGATCTCGGGGTTGGCGGCGACGTACTCCTGCTCCCACTGCTCGGACAGCTCCTGCGCCACGGCGTTGCGCTCGACGCCGTAGATGATGTCGCCGACCCACAGCTGCCAGACGACGTACAGCAGCGTCACGACGCCGACCGTGATCAGGATCTCGCCGATGACGCCGACCACGGACACCCGTCGCCGCGGCCGACGCGGCGTCCGCGTGCGGCGCGTGGGTTCCGCTTCGGTCGGCGCGTCGGTCACGGTTGGATTCTAGTTCGCGGCGGCTGTGCTGCTGCCGCCAGTGCTGGCCGGCGCAAGGGCGAAGGGTAAGATGGCGGTCATGGCACGACCCGGCAAAGAAGATGACTCGCTGATCGAGCGCAGCGAAGGCGAAGCGGCTCCCAACCCGGTGTGGTTCAAGCCCATCATGATCGGCCTCATGCTGGTGGGTCTGGTCTGGGTGCTGGTGTTCTACCTCAGCGGCATGCAGTACCCGATTCCCGGCATCGACGCCTGGAACCTCGTCATCGGATTCGGCATCGCGTTCGTCGGGTTCCTGATGACGACCCGCTGGCGATAGCCTCCTCTTCACGACGAAAGCCCCGGTCGCGACCGGGGCTTCGTCGTTGCCGGAAGTTGTGAACAGGGTTGTTAACAGGTGTGGAATTACACCGGTGTCATTTGTCCCCACCTGTGGACAGCCCTGTGCATAACCTGATCAGAGATAGATCAGCGGCGGGACGAGCAGCAGAGCGCCGAGCCCGACCGCGACAGCCACGAGCAACCAGATCTGCAGCGCACGGCGGCGGACCGAACGCGTCCGCGCGTAGATCAAGCCGACCAGTGCGCCGACCACCAGACCGCCGACGTGCGCCTGCCAGGACACGTTGAAGCCGGGGACGAACCCGATCACCAGGTTGATCGTCAGGACGACGGCGATGCCGGTGATGTTCGCCCCGATGTGACGCCCGATCACGATCAGCGCGCCGAACAGTCCGAAGATGGCGCCGGATGCTCCGACGACCGGTGTCGCGAAGGACAGC
This portion of the Microbacterium pygmaeum genome encodes:
- a CDS encoding class E sortase, which produces MTDAPTEAEPTRRTRTPRRPRRRVSVVGVIGEILITVGVVTLLYVVWQLWVGDIIYGVERNAVAQELSEQWEQEYVAANPEITPTPEPTATAEPIILPEAADAQVFGNLYIPRFGADYTRQIAGGVTRANTLDPIGVGHYPGTKMPGEVGNFAVAAHRTTYSAPFNRLAELHVNDAIIIETPEGWYTYRFRTLEYVTPSEVEVLLPVPQAPDTPAGERYITMTSCSPMFSMTERIVAYGVFESFTPRGSGPPASLTDGVDA
- the pknB gene encoding Stk1 family PASTA domain-containing Ser/Thr kinase gives rise to the protein MTAEPRVLSGRYRVEELIGRGGMATVYRGYDLTLGRQVAIKLLNRDLANDNSFRTRFRLEAQAASRMAHPTIVRVYDAGEDTEIGPEGTPRPVPYIVMELVRGALLKDVISAGPVPVADAVRYIDGILEALEYSHRAGVVHRDIKPGNVMITDAGQVKVMDFGIARAVSDSSSTVAETTAIIGTAAYFSPEQAKGEPVDARADVYSTGVVLYELLAGRPPFRGESPVAVAYQHVSEAPLPPSEINETVPRSLDTVALRALAKDPFQRYQDAAAFREALDATIDGKVPSKRAVGALTSELYGPNPRQAAETARSLRQLSTDTTMKRTQAGPPVAWIWAGVAILAVLLISVLFWVLQIRPSGEVPSNARIVPDVSGMTYERAATELGDDDLIAFRLDEASVDVATGNVIRTDPEAGASVSPQQEIRVYVSTGQETATVPTLNGLSQDAASAALAQVGLALGSVTQRNDAGLSAGTVISADQAAGSAVPVGTSVNLVVATGRVVIVDVTGYTLDAATRELEGAQSQLTVVTQEDATCTAVDPPVVRTQSIAPGEAPVHSEVVLTYCTGP
- a CDS encoding serine/threonine-protein kinase; the protein is MRPTQGVTFGGRYELDSRIAIGGMGEVWEATDHVIGRTVAIKILKDEYMGDPGFLERFRAEARHAALVNHEGIASVFDYGEEAGSAFLVMELVPGEALSTIIERDGSLSTDKTLDIVAQTSAALQAAHAAGLVHRDIKPGNLLITPDGRVKITDFGIARIADQVPLTATGQVMGTVQYLSPEQASGHPASAATDTYSLGIVAYECLAGKRPFTGESQVAIAMAQINDQAPPLPPTVAVPVQNLVMAMIAKKPEDRPASAAAVARAATALRQGDVAAAAAAVPAIAAGAATGDDMTQLLTPAGQTAAATQMLPSAGPVDEIEEPKKKRSPWTWPLIALIVLLLLVLGGTLFAFFSNQDPAPAPTTSTTAPAPQPTKTTPAPSPTETRVDVGALGLTGISCDEARGKVEAAQLVANCVEGNAAGTADQVGQVYSVNPTGRVDVGTTIELTYYGGEVPLGVPTAPTANPTSVTPGGSLTVTWPAFTCPSGTGSVSSYNFTATNGTFANGQSTSAFTPDVRNAPVTVPVNATGSVLVTYTVTCSGGSAGQRTTDPSGEATATITAATPAPTADSDDEG
- a CDS encoding glutamine amidotransferase-related protein — its product is MILVVDNHDSFVHTLVGYLHELGADSDLVEADAIDPASAESSIAGYRGVLISPGPGAPAAAGASIAVVHAAASAGVPLLGVCLGHQAIAEAFGATVEHAPELMHGMTSAVRHDGSALYEGIRSPFTATRYHSLAIVPGTVPPELLVTSRTDGGVIMGIAHRDAPIQGVQFHPEAVLTEGGYRLLGNWLEGVGVADAAARGAALRPTLRRAQGPL
- a CDS encoding cell division protein CrgA, translating into MARPGKEDDSLIERSEGEAAPNPVWFKPIMIGLMLVGLVWVLVFYLSGMQYPIPGIDAWNLVIGFGIAFVGFLMTTRWR